A genomic stretch from Bacillus sp. N1-1 includes:
- a CDS encoding NUDIX domain-containing protein: MIDERVRIFDENRNPIGVVSRDEAHRVGHWHEVFQCWFVRREEGVKQVYLQLRSSLKKDFAGLYDITAAGHLMADESVKDGVREIEEELGVPVSYEELHPLLVMNASIKQGNFLDNEIANIFLFEYNQSFDTFDLQKEEVAGIVQADFEAFYDFWMGKQNDLCVEGFWFNHDGERKNLNQKISKRHFVPHESSYYETIVKEMMKYFNQ, translated from the coding sequence ATGATAGATGAAAGAGTAAGAATATTTGATGAAAATAGAAACCCGATTGGAGTGGTTTCACGAGATGAGGCACATCGAGTAGGGCACTGGCATGAGGTTTTTCAATGCTGGTTCGTTCGGAGAGAAGAAGGGGTTAAACAAGTGTATTTGCAGCTTCGAAGTTCTTTGAAAAAAGATTTTGCGGGTCTTTATGACATTACTGCAGCTGGTCACTTAATGGCAGATGAATCAGTGAAGGATGGAGTGCGAGAAATAGAGGAAGAACTTGGGGTCCCTGTTTCTTATGAGGAATTGCACCCCTTGCTTGTAATGAATGCATCGATCAAGCAAGGTAATTTCCTTGATAATGAAATCGCAAATATCTTTCTTTTTGAATACAATCAATCGTTTGATACATTTGATCTTCAAAAAGAAGAGGTCGCAGGAATTGTTCAGGCTGATTTTGAAGCATTCTATGATTTCTGGATGGGAAAACAAAACGACCTTTGTGTGGAAGGGTTTTGGTTTAATCATGATGGAGAACGAAAGAACTTGAATCAAAAAATAAGTAAACGTCATTTTGTTCCACATGAATCGTCTTATTATGAAACGATTGTCAAAGAAATGATGAAATACTTCAATCAATAG
- a CDS encoding HPr family phosphocarrier protein, producing MVYKETVLITSKITMAFLMDFVKSANLFSSYIIVEVEGKRLNAKSILSMGRLTTHFGPMTIVANGLDSEEALDHLKKMCSVVQKKSV from the coding sequence ATGGTATATAAAGAAACCGTTTTGATCACGAGTAAAATTACAATGGCCTTCTTGATGGACTTTGTAAAGAGTGCAAATCTCTTTAGTAGTTACATTATTGTAGAAGTTGAAGGGAAACGATTAAATGCTAAGAGCATTTTAAGTATGGGGAGACTGACAACTCACTTTGGACCGATGACCATTGTTGCAAATGGATTAGATAGTGAAGAAGCTTTAGACCACTTAAAAAAAATGTGTAGCGTTGTCCAGAAGAAGAGTGTGTAA
- a CDS encoding DUF4166 domain-containing protein, whose translation MSIYLKALGDQFHQLHPMLQKRYAISKQHAFRGSGVMKKISGGPRWLYPIFYLGTKTKLLFPERGTNIPFQIKNTSRIGASGKEEVHWQRTFSFGQKKRHFNALMTLDEERLMIEDYLGEPALMYSDLSFKVNGDDGSMTIQSLNQRMVLGRKEIPLPQFFQGLATVTERYLEDRESFHIHVRVKNPIIGTVFSYEGEFTSDNE comes from the coding sequence ATGTCAATTTATCTAAAAGCGCTGGGTGATCAATTTCATCAGCTTCATCCGATGTTACAGAAAAGGTATGCAATTTCGAAACAACATGCTTTTCGTGGGTCGGGAGTAATGAAAAAGATCTCCGGAGGTCCTCGTTGGTTATATCCCATATTTTATCTTGGTACAAAGACGAAGCTTCTTTTTCCTGAGAGAGGAACAAATATCCCCTTTCAAATCAAAAATACGTCTCGAATTGGGGCGAGTGGAAAAGAAGAGGTTCATTGGCAACGTACGTTTTCTTTTGGGCAGAAGAAGCGTCACTTTAATGCTCTAATGACACTTGATGAGGAAAGACTGATGATCGAAGACTATTTAGGAGAACCTGCGTTAATGTATTCAGACCTTTCTTTTAAAGTAAATGGTGATGATGGGAGTATGACGATTCAATCACTAAATCAGAGAATGGTGCTTGGACGAAAAGAAATTCCTTTGCCACAATTTTTTCAAGGTTTAGCGACAGTAACCGAACGGTACTTAGAAGATCGAGAAAGCTTTCACATTCATGTGAGGGTGAAAAATCCAATCATCGGAACTGTTTTTTCGTATGAGGGAGAGTTTACAAGTGATAATGAATAA
- a CDS encoding MerR family transcriptional regulator has translation MSYKDKKVLPIGSVSELTGLSLRKIRYYEERGLILPDRSGGGTRKFSFTDVEKLMDIANQIEDGMQTFEIKKLYKKEKQKDKDKIRDEMIRGQLNAAFKMTK, from the coding sequence ATGTCATATAAAGATAAAAAAGTTCTGCCCATCGGATCAGTCAGTGAATTAACTGGACTATCTCTCAGAAAGATCCGCTACTACGAGGAAAGAGGCCTTATTCTACCTGACCGATCTGGTGGTGGTACAAGAAAATTCTCGTTTACAGATGTAGAAAAACTAATGGACATTGCAAATCAAATTGAAGATGGCATGCAAACATTTGAAATTAAAAAGCTTTATAAAAAAGAAAAGCAAAAAGATAAAGACAAAATTAGAGATGAAATGATTCGCGGGCAGTTAAATGCAGCATTTAAAATGACAAAATAG
- a CDS encoding DUF302 domain-containing protein, with amino-acid sequence MSFHYTVETSKTVDQAISDLTDELQTEKFGVLWDFDLSAKLQEKGMDFQTPYRVLEVCNPKEAERVLHEDKLVGYFLPCKIVVFDDDGQTNIGMPKPTTLLNLTGKDKLNEIGYDIEKRLISCIEKSK; translated from the coding sequence ATGAGTTTTCATTATACAGTGGAAACCTCTAAAACAGTTGACCAGGCAATTTCTGACTTAACTGATGAACTGCAAACAGAAAAATTCGGCGTATTATGGGATTTTGACCTGTCAGCTAAGTTACAAGAAAAAGGAATGGACTTCCAAACACCTTATCGCGTTCTCGAAGTTTGCAACCCTAAAGAGGCAGAGCGTGTTCTACATGAAGATAAGTTAGTTGGTTATTTTCTCCCTTGTAAAATCGTTGTTTTTGATGATGACGGGCAAACAAATATTGGAATGCCAAAGCCAACCACATTGTTAAACTTAACAGGCAAAGACAAATTAAACGAAATTGGATATGATATCGAGAAACGCCTGATTTCCTGCATTGAGAAAAGCAAGTAA
- a CDS encoding DoxX-like family protein — translation MKRKPIYVEVPIETEIENLWSASQRPHLHEQWDIRFTSITYLPKENESSPQHFSYKTNVGFGIAIEGWGKSVGEFNGNDGSRTSSLHFGTDQRISIISEGKGYWKYIPVEQKKVTFLTQYDYKTRFGKVGAFIDSIIFRPMIGWGTALSFDVLKRWLEKGESPASQYTRFISYWMIALMFSFIWMYQGLVPKVWMKHPEEVSMAASILPEAIDASKVVFTMGLSEMLFGLIWLFTRKKHLLFKMQMVAFPLLTVSAILAAPRALTHPFNPLTFNVSLFILSFIGMKISRDIPTAKKCKRKR, via the coding sequence ATGAAAAGAAAACCAATCTATGTTGAAGTTCCAATTGAAACAGAAATCGAAAATCTTTGGAGCGCTTCTCAACGACCGCATCTTCATGAACAGTGGGATATCCGATTTACTTCCATTACCTACTTACCGAAAGAAAATGAAAGTTCCCCTCAACACTTTTCTTACAAAACGAATGTAGGATTTGGAATCGCGATCGAAGGATGGGGAAAAAGTGTTGGAGAGTTTAATGGTAATGACGGATCGAGGACATCTTCGTTACATTTCGGTACGGATCAGCGTATTTCGATTATCTCGGAGGGGAAAGGTTATTGGAAGTATATACCGGTTGAGCAAAAGAAAGTTACATTTTTAACGCAATATGATTACAAGACGCGTTTTGGAAAAGTAGGTGCTTTCATAGATTCTATTATTTTTCGTCCAATGATTGGTTGGGGAACAGCATTAAGTTTTGATGTGTTGAAGCGATGGCTTGAGAAGGGGGAATCACCAGCTTCCCAATATACCCGATTTATTAGCTATTGGATGATAGCCCTTATGTTCAGTTTCATTTGGATGTACCAGGGGCTAGTTCCAAAAGTATGGATGAAGCATCCTGAAGAGGTATCGATGGCAGCGAGTATATTACCAGAAGCGATCGATGCTTCAAAAGTGGTTTTTACAATGGGGTTGAGTGAAATGTTGTTCGGTTTAATTTGGTTATTTACTCGAAAAAAACATTTGTTATTTAAAATGCAAATGGTTGCTTTTCCTTTATTAACAGTATCGGCTATTTTAGCTGCGCCACGTGCACTGACACATCCATTTAATCCTTTAACCTTTAACGTTAGTTTGTTCATTCTATCCTTTATTGGGATGAAAATTAGTCGTGACATTCCAACGGCAAAAAAATGCAAGAGAAAGAGATAA
- a CDS encoding MBL fold metallo-hydrolase, whose product MNLTKEKVLSMTVPTPFAVGPVNCFLLKGDTLTLVDTGPRTPEAQQELEKQLQSYGVAFEDIDQVVLTHHHPDHIGLVGKMMKNGVNVLGHWKNDRWLQMSDSFLKENEAFMTGIYREAGVPERYFDHVSDTRGYLAYTDRAKCDVHLSDGDDLPGCAGWTVMETPGHAQSHISLWHKETGIMIAGDHLIKKISSNPLLEPPYVKGTERPKPLLQQRNSYRKTLDAHLQYVYTGHGEPILNPDELIKERLQKQEERSEKVASFLNTPMTAFEVCQKLFPGVYKKQTGLTLSETIGHLDYLESENVIVKIKEKEKTVYRSRS is encoded by the coding sequence TTGAATCTAACGAAAGAAAAGGTACTGTCGATGACAGTTCCAACTCCGTTTGCTGTTGGTCCGGTAAATTGTTTTTTATTAAAAGGGGATACGCTGACATTAGTTGATACGGGCCCGCGTACACCCGAAGCGCAACAAGAACTTGAGAAGCAACTGCAAAGTTATGGTGTCGCTTTTGAAGATATTGATCAGGTAGTACTCACGCATCATCACCCTGATCATATTGGCCTTGTCGGAAAAATGATGAAAAATGGCGTTAACGTTCTTGGGCATTGGAAGAACGACCGGTGGCTACAGATGAGCGATTCTTTTTTGAAGGAAAATGAAGCGTTTATGACAGGGATTTACCGTGAAGCTGGGGTTCCAGAACGATATTTCGATCATGTAAGTGATACGCGTGGCTATCTTGCGTATACCGATCGAGCGAAATGTGATGTGCATCTTTCAGATGGAGATGACTTACCTGGCTGTGCAGGGTGGACTGTGATGGAAACACCTGGTCACGCCCAAAGTCATATCTCCTTATGGCATAAGGAGACTGGAATAATGATTGCAGGCGATCATCTTATTAAGAAGATATCTTCAAACCCCTTACTTGAACCGCCATATGTGAAAGGGACGGAGAGACCTAAACCGCTTCTTCAGCAGCGGAATTCTTATCGTAAAACGTTAGATGCACATCTTCAGTATGTCTATACCGGTCATGGGGAGCCAATCTTAAATCCGGACGAGTTAATCAAGGAACGATTACAAAAACAAGAGGAGCGTTCAGAGAAGGTGGCATCCTTTTTGAATACTCCAATGACCGCCTTTGAAGTTTGTCAGAAATTATTTCCAGGAGTTTATAAAAAGCAAACAGGTCTTACTCTCTCCGAAACAATCGGGCATCTCGATTATCTTGAGTCGGAGAATGTGATAGTTAAAATAAAAGAAAAGGAAAAAACGGTTTATCGATCTAGATCGTAA
- a CDS encoding SDR family oxidoreductase, with protein MKNLKNKVVLITGASSGIGRQLAIDLAKKGAKLILVARSEEKLMEVKGVIERSRGYAPAVWTIDVGDGERVEHVLPMLLEEMPPIDVLINNAGFGKFDAFVDADMKDIEAMFDVNVIGLMRFTSHVLPGMMDAGSGHVVNIASQAGKLATPKSSGYSASKHAVLGFSNSLRMEMKEHNIQVTTVNPGPIKTNFFETADSSGTYTKNVEKMMLSAEKVSQEIISAIEKGAREVNLPGWMNAGAKLYHAAPGLVEKVAGKFFDQK; from the coding sequence ATGAAAAATTTAAAGAATAAAGTTGTTCTTATTACGGGGGCATCAAGCGGAATTGGACGACAGTTAGCAATTGATTTAGCTAAAAAAGGGGCTAAACTAATCCTTGTAGCACGTTCAGAAGAAAAGTTAATGGAAGTGAAGGGCGTAATCGAACGAAGCAGAGGTTATGCGCCAGCCGTATGGACGATTGATGTCGGGGATGGGGAGCGCGTTGAGCATGTTCTGCCGATGCTTTTGGAGGAAATGCCCCCGATAGATGTTTTGATTAATAATGCTGGATTTGGGAAATTTGACGCGTTTGTGGACGCCGATATGAAAGACATTGAAGCCATGTTCGATGTGAACGTCATTGGACTAATGCGATTTACTTCACATGTGCTACCTGGGATGATGGATGCAGGATCGGGTCACGTGGTCAATATTGCTTCTCAGGCAGGAAAGCTCGCTACGCCAAAATCTTCCGGATATTCGGCTTCAAAACATGCGGTTCTTGGATTTTCAAACAGTTTGCGTATGGAGATGAAAGAACACAACATTCAAGTAACCACAGTGAATCCAGGTCCAATCAAAACGAACTTTTTTGAAACGGCAGATAGTAGCGGAACTTATACGAAAAACGTAGAAAAGATGATGCTCTCAGCAGAAAAGGTATCGCAGGAAATTATTTCTGCTATTGAAAAGGGCGCGCGCGAAGTGAACCTTCCGGGATGGATGAACGCTGGAGCCAAACTTTATCACGCAGCTCCAGGCCTCGTGGAAAAAGTGGCTGGAAAATTTTTTGACCAAAAATAA
- a CDS encoding sodium-dependent transporter, which produces MSQNEQWSSRLGFILAAAGSAIGLGAIWKFPYTAGQNGGGAFFLIFILFTLILGLPLLLAEFSIGRTAQSNAVDSYKTISPESKWYRVGIMGMITSFILLSFYSVIGGWIIAYLYKAVTGELTGLSSDEYAQVFGTTISNSFVSIFAQFIFIILTILVVARGVEKGIEQASKVMMPALFLLFIILVIRAVTLEGSMEGILFLLQPDFTKVTSQTILEAMGQSFFTLSVGVSVMVTYSSYLPKTQSLPRSALSIVVMNIFIVLLAGLAIFPAVFAFDLEAGAGPVLLFNVLPTVFGQLPFGMLFFIAFLVLFLFAALTSAFSMLEIIVSVISKGDLKKRKKWAWIIGLAIFAVGIPSALSYGVLSDVTLFNKTIFDLADYAVSNVLLPIGALLISIFVPLKMKKSALYEELKRGSGLKKGLFETWYFLIRFVAPLLILFVMLDVLGIW; this is translated from the coding sequence ATGAGTCAAAATGAACAATGGTCTTCAAGACTTGGTTTTATCCTAGCTGCAGCAGGTTCAGCGATTGGTCTAGGGGCCATATGGAAATTCCCGTACACAGCAGGTCAAAATGGAGGTGGCGCTTTCTTTCTGATTTTTATTCTATTTACATTAATACTTGGTCTTCCACTTCTACTAGCAGAATTTTCAATTGGACGAACCGCTCAAAGCAACGCGGTAGATTCTTATAAAACAATATCTCCAGAATCAAAGTGGTATCGGGTTGGTATTATGGGGATGATTACTTCTTTCATCTTGTTATCCTTTTATAGTGTCATTGGAGGATGGATTATCGCCTACCTATATAAAGCTGTTACAGGAGAGTTAACAGGCCTCTCCTCCGATGAGTACGCACAAGTATTCGGTACGACAATATCAAATTCGTTTGTTAGTATTTTCGCGCAATTTATTTTCATTATTCTAACCATTCTCGTTGTCGCTCGAGGTGTAGAGAAAGGGATTGAACAGGCAAGTAAAGTGATGATGCCGGCTTTATTTCTTCTCTTCATTATTCTAGTCATTCGAGCCGTTACGCTAGAAGGTTCAATGGAAGGCATTTTGTTCTTGCTTCAACCTGACTTCACAAAAGTAACCTCTCAAACAATCTTAGAAGCAATGGGACAATCATTCTTCACATTGAGTGTCGGAGTATCGGTTATGGTCACGTATAGTTCATACTTACCAAAAACGCAAAGTTTACCACGCTCCGCTCTGTCGATTGTGGTAATGAACATTTTTATCGTTCTTCTTGCTGGTCTAGCGATTTTCCCTGCCGTTTTTGCTTTTGATCTTGAAGCTGGAGCTGGTCCAGTTCTCTTATTTAATGTGCTTCCGACAGTATTTGGTCAGCTGCCATTCGGAATGCTCTTTTTCATTGCCTTTTTGGTTCTGTTTTTGTTTGCAGCATTAACTTCTGCTTTTTCAATGCTTGAGATCATTGTATCGGTTATTTCGAAAGGTGACCTTAAGAAACGAAAAAAATGGGCATGGATCATTGGGCTTGCCATTTTTGCTGTTGGTATTCCATCAGCTCTCTCATACGGTGTTTTGAGCGATGTCACCTTATTCAATAAAACGATATTTGATTTAGCCGATTACGCGGTAAGTAATGTGCTTCTACCGATCGGAGCTTTGTTAATATCCATTTTTGTTCCTTTAAAAATGAAGAAATCTGCCTTATATGAAGAATTAAAACGTGGAAGTGGTTTAAAGAAAGGCTTGTTCGAAACATGGTATTTTCTTATCCGTTTTGTCGCACCGCTTCTTATTCTTTTCGTTATGTTAGATGTTCTTGGAATTTGGTAA
- a CDS encoding MGMT family protein: protein MEEFTENVVSIIKKIPPGKVMTYGQIAKCAGSPRGARQVVRILHTMSQGHNLPWHRVINSKGEIGITTEEGYINQKMMLEGEGIIFLPNSKIDLTVYRHDPRLKE, encoded by the coding sequence GTGGAAGAATTTACTGAAAATGTTGTTTCGATTATTAAAAAAATTCCACCAGGGAAAGTGATGACTTATGGGCAAATTGCAAAGTGTGCAGGAAGTCCACGTGGAGCAAGGCAAGTTGTGCGGATTCTACACACTATGAGTCAAGGGCATAATCTGCCGTGGCATCGTGTGATTAACTCGAAAGGTGAAATTGGCATAACAACAGAGGAAGGCTACATCAATCAAAAGATGATGTTAGAAGGGGAAGGGATCATTTTTCTTCCTAATTCAAAAATCGATTTGACTGTATATCGTCATGATCCACGACTAAAAGAATAG
- the proC gene encoding pyrroline-5-carboxylate reductase yields MMTRTNIGFIGAGSITEAIVEGMISEKFVDSNQIMLLNRSNSQRLEELKTTYSVHVTQDIQKLLQQNRVIILAMKPIDAPDALSKIQPYIHKNHLIISVLAGITTAYIEEKIHTRTPIVRAMPNTSATIGLSATAISGGAFANENDLLFTKRLFQTIGSVVPVPEDKMNAVTGLSGSGPAYFYYMVECMEKAAIQNGLDEETARELILQTIYGAAMMLRQTKQPAELLRKKITSPGGTTQAGIATLKEYDYEEALLACITDATNRSQQLGELFQKQN; encoded by the coding sequence ATGATGACAAGAACGAACATCGGCTTCATTGGTGCCGGATCAATCACAGAAGCAATTGTCGAAGGAATGATTTCTGAAAAGTTTGTTGACTCTAACCAAATTATGTTATTGAATCGCTCCAATTCACAGCGACTTGAGGAATTAAAAACAACATACAGCGTTCACGTTACTCAAGATATTCAGAAACTGTTGCAACAAAACAGAGTGATCATACTAGCTATGAAGCCAATAGACGCGCCCGATGCTTTAAGCAAGATTCAGCCATATATTCATAAAAACCATCTGATCATTTCTGTTTTAGCAGGCATTACAACTGCTTATATCGAAGAAAAGATCCACACACGTACCCCTATTGTTCGTGCGATGCCAAATACATCAGCAACAATAGGGTTATCTGCAACAGCTATTTCAGGTGGAGCGTTCGCGAATGAAAATGACTTATTGTTTACAAAGCGTCTGTTTCAAACGATTGGTAGCGTCGTGCCCGTTCCGGAAGATAAAATGAATGCCGTAACAGGGTTATCTGGTAGCGGTCCAGCTTATTTCTATTATATGGTAGAATGTATGGAAAAAGCCGCTATACAGAATGGACTTGACGAGGAAACAGCACGTGAACTCATCTTGCAAACCATTTATGGAGCTGCCATGATGCTTCGTCAAACGAAACAACCAGCAGAACTTTTAAGAAAAAAGATTACGAGTCCAGGAGGAACGACACAAGCCGGAATTGCTACTCTTAAAGAGTATGATTATGAAGAAGCTCTTTTAGCATGTATTACAGATGCAACGAATCGATCTCAACAGCTAGGTGAGCTTTTCCAAAAACAAAACTAA
- a CDS encoding BCCT family transporter — MDKRLIDWPTFLGALSLLLLVTVPLVLFPEKGKEIVNKANEFVTTQFGVLYLLVGLGIFFFLIYVAFSDNGRVRLGEEDERPEFNNFSWAGMLFCAGIGSSILYWGTIEWAYYYQGPPFGLEPGTEEAILWASTYGIFHWGPIAWAIYTLPALPMAYFYYVRKKPVLKISEATRPLIGKLVDGPIGTIIDVLFMFGLLGGAGTTLALGTPMIAEGIDALTGIGVTMVLKTLILVLVTAIFAISAYSGLKKGIKILSDINLVLSIFLLLFVLIFGPTRFLVETATNSVGLLLDNFFHMSTWTEPFNALGPYDKTGFPESWTVFYWAWWIVYAPFVGLFVAKISRGRSIKQMILGTISYGTFGSLLFFGILGNYGLHMQLTGEFDVIGVLNDEGAPRAIIETIGQLPFSWFMIFIFVVLAIIFLATTFDSSSYILASVVQKEVKDEPLRWNRLFWAFALCLMPLVLMFVGGLGTLQTASIVGGFPLLFIMIMLGWSFMRASTADIKASEHYDPKTFSLNYKKILQSIKRKKTKKQKGPIDAHFEEDKKDK; from the coding sequence ATGGATAAGCGTTTAATTGATTGGCCTACATTTTTAGGTGCTTTGAGTTTATTACTGCTTGTAACTGTCCCGCTTGTCCTTTTTCCTGAAAAGGGAAAGGAAATTGTCAACAAAGCGAATGAGTTCGTCACCACCCAATTTGGCGTTCTTTATTTACTTGTAGGTCTCGGGATTTTTTTCTTTTTGATTTATGTCGCCTTTAGTGATAATGGTAGAGTGCGCTTAGGGGAAGAGGACGAGCGTCCTGAATTTAACAATTTCTCATGGGCAGGAATGCTTTTCTGCGCTGGAATTGGATCAAGTATTTTATACTGGGGCACCATTGAATGGGCGTATTACTATCAAGGTCCACCATTTGGCCTAGAACCCGGAACGGAAGAAGCAATCCTATGGGCAAGTACATATGGCATCTTCCACTGGGGCCCGATCGCATGGGCCATCTATACGCTACCCGCTTTACCGATGGCCTATTTCTATTATGTCCGTAAAAAACCCGTACTAAAAATAAGTGAAGCAACAAGACCATTAATTGGAAAACTTGTAGATGGCCCAATTGGAACGATTATCGATGTGCTTTTTATGTTTGGGCTTCTTGGCGGGGCAGGAACAACGCTAGCACTTGGTACTCCAATGATCGCAGAAGGAATTGATGCTCTCACAGGTATTGGCGTAACAATGGTACTAAAAACGTTGATTCTCGTTCTTGTAACAGCCATTTTCGCCATCAGTGCTTATTCAGGATTAAAAAAAGGAATTAAAATTTTATCTGATATTAACTTAGTTCTCTCAATTTTTCTGCTTTTATTTGTATTAATCTTTGGCCCAACCCGTTTTCTCGTTGAAACAGCCACAAACAGCGTCGGTTTGTTGTTGGATAACTTCTTTCATATGAGTACTTGGACAGAGCCATTTAATGCTCTTGGTCCATATGATAAAACGGGCTTTCCGGAAAGTTGGACCGTGTTTTACTGGGCCTGGTGGATCGTATACGCCCCTTTTGTTGGGTTGTTCGTTGCCAAAATTTCAAGGGGACGATCCATAAAGCAAATGATTCTTGGAACCATTAGTTATGGAACTTTTGGAAGTTTATTGTTCTTTGGTATTCTCGGAAATTATGGACTTCATATGCAATTAACAGGTGAGTTTGATGTGATTGGGGTACTTAATGATGAGGGAGCACCCAGAGCCATCATAGAAACCATTGGTCAACTTCCATTTTCATGGTTTATGATCTTCATTTTTGTCGTGTTAGCGATCATTTTTCTTGCGACGACGTTTGACTCGAGCTCTTATATTTTAGCCTCCGTTGTTCAAAAAGAGGTCAAAGATGAACCGCTACGCTGGAACAGACTGTTTTGGGCATTCGCGCTCTGCCTTATGCCGTTAGTTCTCATGTTTGTCGGGGGACTTGGGACACTTCAAACAGCGAGTATCGTAGGTGGATTTCCCCTTCTCTTTATTATGATTATGCTTGGTTGGTCATTTATGCGAGCTTCTACAGCTGATATCAAAGCTTCTGAACATTATGACCCTAAAACCTTTTCATTAAATTACAAAAAGATTTTACAATCAATCAAGCGCAAGAAAACGAAGAAACAAAAAGGACCTATCGATGCTCATTTTGAAGAGGATAAGAAAGATAAATAG